Proteins found in one Planococcus citri chromosome 2, ihPlaCitr1.1, whole genome shotgun sequence genomic segment:
- the LOC135834471 gene encoding uncharacterized protein LOC135834471 isoform X2, which translates to MCFLNLNRDFRTVRMITFIKAVSRTSICSCLFLLSLNIYVNALHTSNHSTLSRRENIISHCKISEFQCENLQCIHASFICDGIPDCADGSDESYENCQNTICNEKFFQCDYGGCIRQEYLCDGLKQCVDGSDESPQICNVTSDEIRRKRAANDYCTAPPQSPDKTITYLCNGKESQNCNIGGYVREFTVATIKCNPTYSPVEDTHFRSVCHDRSWIPQIDNCYRMCERLNPVNVDLQCYRRGVNIPCDVDALLAGTTIRPICKALHTYRDFVPTYHEITCQDDGKWDKTLFSCVPECGRPYTNPTALISGGVVEHFGDSPWHVAVYNQDRVLICGGTIINPYLVVSAAHCFHDQANKRKSAVNYEIVVSKFTRDYNVFDNKNQKAFKLRDIRYSNKGYIGINNYFAADIAILILQEKLDISPTVLPACVDWAGLRTNRYPPENTPAKVVGWGKNEHGKLSEKLMTVDLPFISRERCLNNVPDEFKAFITFDKFCAGSEDGPGVLQGDSGGGLLFRENNLYYLRGIVSLKQPTATAVAAFTDLADHIDWILTVRNEIEREMIKKDSTLPQRRPSHENACQNQADHICVKVQNCPSANNIIANNIAVVCGYDSTGAADSICCPQLDPIDILPPTSAPIPSTSNFPSIRPTAPQYNTPPSIATAPPYKPPATRPSRPPHNTPQYNTPQYNVPQYNTRPPAVTGSDNRRPNFPYPSGTATQTTVQPGEYPHTALIGYQSSRSESDIEWGCDGALISERFVISAAQCGNTPNWGEAKWVMLGVVDLFSPADEARHSVYKIERRYDSPYYKPPQFYHDVTIFLLNASVPITPFIRPACLFNSAHNPFNTKATVTGWITTVQQRGTALQKSTITVVDDEKCRTSYRSGTQRLEQGYDSNTMVCAGNSNEGDGLCASLAGSPLQIATGNETCPWILLGVKSFGVSCGVRENAQPDVFTKISYNLSWVQSLLSWTF; encoded by the exons atgtgttttttaaatttaaatcgtGATTTTCGTACCGTGAGAATGATCACTTTCATTAAAGCAGTCAGTAGAACGAGTATATGTAGTTGTTTGTTCCTGTTAAGTCTTAATATCTATGTAAATG cTTTGCATACGTCAAATCATTCCACACTAAGCAGACGTGAAAATATTATTAGTCACTGTAAAAT atCGGAATTTCAATGCGAGAATCTTCAATGTATCCATGCGTCATTTATTTGTGATGGGATACCTGATTGCGCAGATGGTTCCGATGAATCAtatgaaaattgccaaaacacgAT atgcaatgaaaaatttttccagtgcGATTATGGAGGTTGTATACGTCAAGAATATCTATGCGATGGCTTGAAACAATGCGTTGATGGATCTGACGAGTCACCACAAATATGCAACGTTACCAGCGACGAAATTAGAAGAAAACGAGCAGCAAA TGACTACTGTACCGCACCCCCTCAATCACCTGATAAAACAATCACGTACCTATGCAATGGGAAAGAATCACAGAATTGTAATATCGGCGGATACGTTAGAGAATTCACCGTTGCTACGATAAAATGTAATCCTACCTACTCTCCTGTGGAGGATACCCATTTTCGGTCTGTTTGCCATGACAGAAGTTGGATTCCACAGATTGACAACTGTTACA GGATGTGCGAAAGACTAAATCCTGTAAACGTTGATCTACAATGTTACCGTAGAGGTGTGAATATTCCTTGTGATGTCGATGCTTTGCTGGCAGGGACTACGATTCGGCCAATTTGCAAGGCATTACACACCTATCGAGATTTTGTTCCTACTTATCACGAAATTACCTGTCAGGATGATGGGAAATGGGATAAGACTCTTTTTTCATGTGTTCCTg AATGTGGAAGACCTTATACCAATCCTACTGCCTTAATTAGTGGCGGTGTTGTAGAACATTTTGGTGATTCTCCCTGGCATGTGGCAGTTTATAACCAAGATAGAGTTTTAATTTGCGGAGGAACTATTATAAATCCGTATTTAGTCGTATCag CTGCTCATTGTTTCCACGATCAAGCAAACAAGAGGAAATCTGCTGTTAATTATGAAATAGTTGTGAGCAAATTTACCAGAGACTATAATGTGTTCGACAATAAGAACCAGAAGGCTTTCAAG CTAAGAGATATACGTTATTCCAACAAAGGTTACATAGGAATAAATAATTACTTCGCTGCTGATATCGCGATACTAATTCTACAAGAAAAGCTGGACATAAGCCCGACAGTTTTGCCTGCTTGTGTGGATTGGGCAGGCTTAAGAACCAACAGATATCCTCCTGAGAACACACCAGCAAAA gtAGTAGGATGGGGAAAGAACGAGCATGGTAAATTAAGTGAAAAGCTTATGACAGTCGACCTTCCCTTCATCAGTCGAGAAAGATGTTTGAACAATGTGCCAGATGAATTTAAAGCATTCATAACGTTTGACAAATTCTGCGCAGGATCAGAAGATG gtcCTGGTGTACTTCAAGGAGATAGTGGAGGTGGTCTACTGTTTCGAGAAAACAACTTATACTATCTTCGTGGAATAGTTAGCTTGAAACAGCCAACAGCGACTGCAGTTGCAGCATTTACCGACTTGGCTGATCACATTGATTGGATTTTGACAGTTCGTAATGAAATTGAACGAGAAATGATTAAGAAAGATTCAACACTGCCTCAAAGGAGGCCCTCGCATG AAAACGCATGCCAAAATCAGGCGGACCACATTtgtgtaaaagttcaaaattgtccATCAGCGAATAATATTATTGCCAACAATATAGCAGTGGTTTGCGGTTACGATTCGACTGGTGCTGCAGATAGTATATGTTGCCCACAACTTGATCCCATTGATATTCTGCCTCCGACTTCGGCTCCG ATTCCATCAACTAGTAATTTTCCTAGTATTAGACCTACTGCCCCGCAATACAATACACCACCTTCGATTGCTACCGCACCTCCATACAAACCTCCAGCGACACGACCTTCAAGACCTCCACATAACACACCTCAATACAATACACCACAATACAATGTACCTCAATATAATACACGTCCTCCTGCAGTCACCGGATCAGATAACCGTAGACCAAATTTCCCATATCCGTCTGGCACTGCAACACAAACCACAGTGCAGCCAGGAGAATATCCACATACA GCTCTTATTGGATATCAAAGTTCGAGAAGTGAAAGTGACATCGAATGGGGCTGCGATGGTGCCCTAATCAGTGAAAGATTCGTCATCAGTGCAGCACAATGCGGAAATACACCAAATTG ggGTGAAGCAAAATGGGTGATGCTGGGCgttgttgatttattttcacCTGCAGATGAAGCAAGGCACTCTGTGTATAAGATTGAAAGACGCTACGACAGTCCATATTACAAACCACCTCAATTTTATCACGACGTAACTATTTTCTTATTGAACGCCTCGGTTCCAATTACTCCATTCATAAGACCAGCGTGTCTTTTCAACTCCGCTCATAACCCATTCAATACCAAAGCCACTGTCACCGGTTGGATAACGACAG TGCAACAGAGAGGAACAGCTTTACAAAAATCAACCATTACAGTAGTAGATGATGAAAAATGCAGAACGTCTTATCGTAGTGGTACTCAACGCCTTGAACAAGGATACGACTCCAATACAATGGTGTGTGCTGGAAACTCGAACGAAGGAGATGGATTGTGTGCG TCTCTAGCAGGCAGCCCTTTGCAGATTGCAACAGGAAACGAAACATGTCCTTGGATATTACTCGGAGTTAAATCATTTGGAGTATCTTGCGGAGTACGAGAGAATGCTCAACCTGATGTATTTACCAAAATATCGTATAATTTGAGCTGGGTTCAGAGTTTACTGAGTTGGACTTTCTAA
- the LOC135834471 gene encoding uncharacterized protein LOC135834471 isoform X1 gives MCFLNLNRDFRTVRMITFIKAVSRTSICSCLFLLSLNIYVNALHTSNHSTLSRRENIISHCKISEFQCENLQCIHASFICDGIPDCADGSDESYENCQNTICNEKFFQCDYGGCIRQEYLCDGLKQCVDGSDESPQICNVTSDEIRRKRAANDYCTAPPQSPDKTITYLCNGKESQNCNIGGYVREFTVATIKCNPTYSPVEDTHFRSVCHDRSWIPQIDNCYRMCERLNPVNVDLQCYRRGVNIPCDVDALLAGTTIRPICKALHTYRDFVPTYHEITCQDDGKWDKTLFSCVPECGRPYTNPTALISGGVVEHFGDSPWHVAVYNQDRVLICGGTIINPYLVVSAAHCFHDQANKRKSAVNYEIVVSKFTRDYNVFDNKNQKAFKLRDIRYSNKGYIGINNYFAADIAILILQEKLDISPTVLPACVDWAGLRTNRYPPENTPAKVVGWGKNEHGKLSEKLMTVDLPFISRERCLNNVPDEFKAFITFDKFCAGSEDGPGVLQGDSGGGLLFRENNLYYLRGIVSLKQPTATAVAAFTDLADHIDWILTVRNEIEREMIKKDSTLPQRRPSHENACQNQADHICVKVQNCPSANNIIANNIAVVCGYDSTGAADSICCPQLDPIDILPPTSAPIPSTSNFPSIRPTAPQYNTPPSIATAPPYKPPATRPSRPPHNTPQYNTPQYNVPQYNTRPPAVTGSDNRRPNFPYPSGTATQTTVQPGEYPHTALIGYQSSRSESDIEWGCDGALISERFVISAAQCGNTPNWGEAKWVMLGVVDLFSPADEARHSVYKIERRYDSPYYKPPQFYHDVTIFLLNASVPITPFIRPACLFNSAHNPFNTKATVTGWITTGPVQQRGTALQKSTITVVDDEKCRTSYRSGTQRLEQGYDSNTMVCAGNSNEGDGLCASLAGSPLQIATGNETCPWILLGVKSFGVSCGVRENAQPDVFTKISYNLSWVQSLLSWTF, from the exons atgtgttttttaaatttaaatcgtGATTTTCGTACCGTGAGAATGATCACTTTCATTAAAGCAGTCAGTAGAACGAGTATATGTAGTTGTTTGTTCCTGTTAAGTCTTAATATCTATGTAAATG cTTTGCATACGTCAAATCATTCCACACTAAGCAGACGTGAAAATATTATTAGTCACTGTAAAAT atCGGAATTTCAATGCGAGAATCTTCAATGTATCCATGCGTCATTTATTTGTGATGGGATACCTGATTGCGCAGATGGTTCCGATGAATCAtatgaaaattgccaaaacacgAT atgcaatgaaaaatttttccagtgcGATTATGGAGGTTGTATACGTCAAGAATATCTATGCGATGGCTTGAAACAATGCGTTGATGGATCTGACGAGTCACCACAAATATGCAACGTTACCAGCGACGAAATTAGAAGAAAACGAGCAGCAAA TGACTACTGTACCGCACCCCCTCAATCACCTGATAAAACAATCACGTACCTATGCAATGGGAAAGAATCACAGAATTGTAATATCGGCGGATACGTTAGAGAATTCACCGTTGCTACGATAAAATGTAATCCTACCTACTCTCCTGTGGAGGATACCCATTTTCGGTCTGTTTGCCATGACAGAAGTTGGATTCCACAGATTGACAACTGTTACA GGATGTGCGAAAGACTAAATCCTGTAAACGTTGATCTACAATGTTACCGTAGAGGTGTGAATATTCCTTGTGATGTCGATGCTTTGCTGGCAGGGACTACGATTCGGCCAATTTGCAAGGCATTACACACCTATCGAGATTTTGTTCCTACTTATCACGAAATTACCTGTCAGGATGATGGGAAATGGGATAAGACTCTTTTTTCATGTGTTCCTg AATGTGGAAGACCTTATACCAATCCTACTGCCTTAATTAGTGGCGGTGTTGTAGAACATTTTGGTGATTCTCCCTGGCATGTGGCAGTTTATAACCAAGATAGAGTTTTAATTTGCGGAGGAACTATTATAAATCCGTATTTAGTCGTATCag CTGCTCATTGTTTCCACGATCAAGCAAACAAGAGGAAATCTGCTGTTAATTATGAAATAGTTGTGAGCAAATTTACCAGAGACTATAATGTGTTCGACAATAAGAACCAGAAGGCTTTCAAG CTAAGAGATATACGTTATTCCAACAAAGGTTACATAGGAATAAATAATTACTTCGCTGCTGATATCGCGATACTAATTCTACAAGAAAAGCTGGACATAAGCCCGACAGTTTTGCCTGCTTGTGTGGATTGGGCAGGCTTAAGAACCAACAGATATCCTCCTGAGAACACACCAGCAAAA gtAGTAGGATGGGGAAAGAACGAGCATGGTAAATTAAGTGAAAAGCTTATGACAGTCGACCTTCCCTTCATCAGTCGAGAAAGATGTTTGAACAATGTGCCAGATGAATTTAAAGCATTCATAACGTTTGACAAATTCTGCGCAGGATCAGAAGATG gtcCTGGTGTACTTCAAGGAGATAGTGGAGGTGGTCTACTGTTTCGAGAAAACAACTTATACTATCTTCGTGGAATAGTTAGCTTGAAACAGCCAACAGCGACTGCAGTTGCAGCATTTACCGACTTGGCTGATCACATTGATTGGATTTTGACAGTTCGTAATGAAATTGAACGAGAAATGATTAAGAAAGATTCAACACTGCCTCAAAGGAGGCCCTCGCATG AAAACGCATGCCAAAATCAGGCGGACCACATTtgtgtaaaagttcaaaattgtccATCAGCGAATAATATTATTGCCAACAATATAGCAGTGGTTTGCGGTTACGATTCGACTGGTGCTGCAGATAGTATATGTTGCCCACAACTTGATCCCATTGATATTCTGCCTCCGACTTCGGCTCCG ATTCCATCAACTAGTAATTTTCCTAGTATTAGACCTACTGCCCCGCAATACAATACACCACCTTCGATTGCTACCGCACCTCCATACAAACCTCCAGCGACACGACCTTCAAGACCTCCACATAACACACCTCAATACAATACACCACAATACAATGTACCTCAATATAATACACGTCCTCCTGCAGTCACCGGATCAGATAACCGTAGACCAAATTTCCCATATCCGTCTGGCACTGCAACACAAACCACAGTGCAGCCAGGAGAATATCCACATACA GCTCTTATTGGATATCAAAGTTCGAGAAGTGAAAGTGACATCGAATGGGGCTGCGATGGTGCCCTAATCAGTGAAAGATTCGTCATCAGTGCAGCACAATGCGGAAATACACCAAATTG ggGTGAAGCAAAATGGGTGATGCTGGGCgttgttgatttattttcacCTGCAGATGAAGCAAGGCACTCTGTGTATAAGATTGAAAGACGCTACGACAGTCCATATTACAAACCACCTCAATTTTATCACGACGTAACTATTTTCTTATTGAACGCCTCGGTTCCAATTACTCCATTCATAAGACCAGCGTGTCTTTTCAACTCCGCTCATAACCCATTCAATACCAAAGCCACTGTCACCGGTTGGATAACGACAGGTCCGG TGCAACAGAGAGGAACAGCTTTACAAAAATCAACCATTACAGTAGTAGATGATGAAAAATGCAGAACGTCTTATCGTAGTGGTACTCAACGCCTTGAACAAGGATACGACTCCAATACAATGGTGTGTGCTGGAAACTCGAACGAAGGAGATGGATTGTGTGCG TCTCTAGCAGGCAGCCCTTTGCAGATTGCAACAGGAAACGAAACATGTCCTTGGATATTACTCGGAGTTAAATCATTTGGAGTATCTTGCGGAGTACGAGAGAATGCTCAACCTGATGTATTTACCAAAATATCGTATAATTTGAGCTGGGTTCAGAGTTTACTGAGTTGGACTTTCTAA